One Clarias gariepinus isolate MV-2021 ecotype Netherlands chromosome 5, CGAR_prim_01v2, whole genome shotgun sequence genomic region harbors:
- the tent5c gene encoding terminal nucleotidyltransferase 5C produces the protein MANMAEASNSSQNESCSVLTWEQVSRLDEVLSEPVPVHGRGNFPTLEVRLKEIVQKVRNRLEKSGITVKDIRLNGSTASHVLVKDIGWSYKDLDVIFRVNLPQETQFQLIKDVVLSTLLDFLPEGVNKEKITHMTLKEAYVQKLVKVYTEQDRWSLISLSNNNGRNVELKFVDSIRRQFEFSVDSFQIILDSVLSHYDSEKPLSQQFPLDVKGESMYGNFAVALDHLRNKLIATKRPEEIRGGGLLKYCNLLVRDFRPTDEEEFKALERYMCSRFFIDFPDIGEQQRKLEAYLQSHFVGEEKSKYEYLMILRRVVNESTVCLMGHERRQTLNLISLTAFRVLAEQNVIPDASNVTCYYQPAPYVRDLNFSNYYVASCNQSIPTWLPCN, from the coding sequence ATGGCAAATATGGCCGAGGCCTCAAACAGCAGCCAGAATGAGTCGTGCAGCGTCCTTACCTGGGAGCAGGTGAGCCGGCTAGATGAGGTGCTGAGTGAGCCGGTGCCAGTCCACGGCCGGGGCAACTTCCCTACCTTGGAGGTGCGGCTGAAGGAAATCGTGCAGAAAGTGCGCAACCGACTTGAGAAGAGCGGCATCACAGTCAAAGACATCCGCTTAAACGGCTCCACTGCCAGCCACGTCCTGGTCAAGGACATCGGCTGGAGCTATAAAGATCTGGATGTCATCTTTAGAGTTAACCTCCCTCAGGAGACTCAGTTCCAGCTCATCAAAGATGTCGTGCTGAGCACTTTGTTGGATTTCCTACCAGAAGGGGTTAACAAGGAGAAGATCACACATATGACCCTGAAGGAGGCCTATGTGCAGAAACTGGTCAAAGTGTACACGGAGCAGGATCGCTGGTCCCTTATCTCCCTGTCCAACAATAACGGACGCAACGTGGAGCTCAAGTTTGTAGACTCGATCCGCAGGCAATTTGAATTTAGCGTGGACTCCTTCCAGATAATTTTGGACTCTGTGCTGTCTCATTACGACTCAGAAAAGCCTCTGTCTCAGCAGTTTCCTCTTGATGTGAAGGGGGAGAGCATGTATGGTAACTTTGCTGTTGCTTTAGACCATCTCAGGAACAAGCTGATTGCCACCAAAAGGCCAGAGGAGATCCGTGGAGGTGGTTTGCTGAAATATTGTAACCTCCTAGTGAGAGACTTCAGGCCCACAGACGAAGAGGAGTTCAAAGCTTTGGAGCGCTATATGTGCTCTCGCTTCTTCATCGATTTTCCTGACATCGGCGAGCAGCAGCGGAAACTTGAGGCCTACCTCCAGAGTCACTTTGTGGGTGAGGAGAAAAGCAAGTATGAATACCTCATGATCCTGCGACGGGTTGTGAACGAGAGCACAGTCTGCCTCATGGGACATGAGAGGAGGCAGACTCTTAACCTCATCTCACTCACAGCGTTCCGGGTGCTTGCTGAACAAAATGTCATACCAGATGCCTCTAATGTCACCTGTTACTACCAGCCAGCACCCTATGTCCGAGATCTGAACTTCAGTAACTACTATGTTGCCTCTTGTAACCAGTCCATTCCAACCTGGCTGCCATGTAACTAG